The proteins below come from a single Treponema phagedenis genomic window:
- a CDS encoding DNA topoisomerase IV subunit A, translating to MDYIESLFNKNFLEYASYVIRDRAIPDLEDGLKPVQRRILHSLFEMDDGKFHKVANVVGHCMKYHPHGDASIGNALVVLANKELFISKQGNFGNIYTGDEASAARYIECRITEFGKSLLYNPNITQYVPSYDGRNKEPLVFRAKIPVVLVIGAEGIAVGMSTKILPHNIKEILEAEIQCIEGKPFALYPDFPTGGLIDVSEYGDGLGKVLVRAKLDTSDEKRIVIKELPFGSTTESMITSIENASKSGKVKVSEINDYTAETVEIELKLPRGVYSQDVVDSLYAFTECEQSISCNLLVIKNNLPQQMTVTDVIKNHVKQLLQILKDELEYERAMLQERLHMRTLERIFIEERIYKKIETMKTASGVITAVLKGFEPFRAELIRDITEDDVDKLLKIPIRRISLYDINKNRQETEEIQKRLKEIAKLLKNLKGYARSVLEGILAKLDSETVKRKTEITGFTKIDVKEAVSRDISLRYDEETGYLGTSVTTGKEILKVTPYDRIFILRKSGVYTVTDVPDRLFVDTGMWYCGFAEKEELSQVLFTLIYKDAKTGCPYIKRCRVEGYILNRDYLIVPDDATLLFVHTAEKFDFTVQYEPKPRVKKLEENFKAQDYQEKGLRTLGIKLSNRIATSANLAVKKQATKKSSQ from the coding sequence ATGGATTATATTGAATCGCTTTTTAATAAAAACTTTTTAGAGTACGCAAGTTATGTTATCCGCGACCGCGCCATTCCCGATTTGGAAGACGGATTAAAACCGGTGCAGCGCCGTATTCTTCATTCACTGTTTGAGATGGATGACGGGAAGTTTCACAAGGTTGCAAATGTTGTCGGCCATTGCATGAAATATCACCCGCACGGGGATGCGTCAATCGGGAATGCTTTGGTAGTGCTTGCGAACAAAGAATTGTTTATCAGCAAGCAGGGAAACTTCGGTAATATTTACACCGGCGATGAAGCGTCCGCCGCTCGATACATTGAATGCCGCATAACCGAATTCGGAAAAAGTCTTTTGTATAATCCTAATATTACACAGTACGTGCCGTCATACGACGGACGGAATAAAGAGCCGCTTGTTTTCAGAGCAAAGATTCCGGTGGTGCTGGTAATCGGTGCGGAAGGAATTGCGGTCGGAATGTCTACCAAAATTCTTCCGCACAATATCAAAGAAATACTCGAAGCGGAAATACAGTGCATTGAAGGCAAACCTTTTGCGCTTTATCCCGACTTTCCTACCGGCGGACTCATTGATGTTTCAGAATATGGGGACGGACTCGGCAAGGTATTGGTGCGGGCAAAGCTTGATACAAGCGACGAAAAACGCATTGTGATTAAAGAGCTTCCGTTCGGCAGCACCACCGAAAGCATGATTACCTCAATCGAAAACGCAAGTAAATCGGGAAAGGTAAAAGTTTCTGAAATAAACGACTACACCGCCGAAACAGTTGAGATAGAATTAAAACTTCCGCGCGGTGTGTACAGTCAGGACGTGGTTGATTCTCTGTATGCCTTCACCGAATGCGAGCAATCCATATCCTGTAATTTACTGGTTATTAAAAACAACCTTCCGCAGCAAATGACGGTAACCGATGTAATTAAAAACCATGTGAAGCAGCTTCTTCAGATTTTAAAAGATGAGCTTGAGTATGAGCGGGCTATGCTGCAAGAGCGGCTGCACATGCGCACCCTTGAGCGTATTTTTATTGAAGAGCGGATTTATAAAAAAATAGAGACCATGAAAACGGCAAGCGGTGTTATTACGGCGGTACTCAAAGGGTTTGAGCCCTTCCGTGCCGAGCTTATCCGCGATATTACCGAAGACGATGTTGACAAGCTGCTGAAAATACCTATCCGAAGAATTTCACTTTATGATATCAATAAGAATAGGCAGGAAACCGAAGAAATACAAAAGCGTTTAAAAGAGATTGCCAAACTTTTAAAAAACTTAAAAGGATATGCGCGCTCCGTGCTTGAAGGCATTCTTGCCAAACTTGATTCGGAAACGGTAAAACGAAAAACGGAAATTACCGGCTTTACCAAAATCGATGTAAAAGAAGCGGTGAGCCGTGACATCTCCCTGCGCTATGATGAGGAGACCGGCTATCTCGGCACATCGGTTACAACCGGAAAAGAAATTTTAAAAGTAACGCCCTATGACCGCATTTTTATTTTGCGCAAAAGCGGCGTATACACGGTAACCGATGTACCCGATCGGCTCTTTGTTGACACCGGCATGTGGTACTGCGGCTTTGCGGAAAAGGAAGAACTTTCGCAAGTGCTTTTTACGCTCATCTACAAAGATGCCAAAACAGGCTGTCCTTACATCAAACGCTGCCGAGTTGAAGGATATATTTTAAACAGAGACTATCTGATTGTCCCCGACGATGCGACGCTGCTTTTTGTGCACACCGCCGAAAAGTTTGACTTCACCGTACAGTACGAACCGAAACCCCGAGTCAAAAAACTTGAAGAAAACTTTAAGGCGCAAGACTATCAGGAAAAAGGCTTACGCACCCTCGGCATAAAACTTTCAAACCGAATCGCAACTTCCGCAAACCTCGCCGTAAAAAAACAAGCAACAAAAAAATCTTCTCAATAA